The nucleotide sequence TTGTGAAGGATCTTCGAACCAGGAGGGTAATCCTGATCTCCGCTAGCTCCGGCGACCTCTACCCGTTCTTCGGCAATAACACGACGCGGTGCACTGCCCTCTCCGCTAATACCTCCGATGGTGATGTGCGGCATCGTCGACTCGGCCATCCAAGCACACAATCCTTCCATGCCATTACTAGTAGTTTTCCCTTTCCGTGTAATAAGCCATATAATGGCCCTTGTAATGCTTGCCAACTAGGGCACCAACCTAGACTACCTTTCCTTTCCTCCACTAGCCGCACCAATGCTCCGTTTGAGCTCATTCATTGTGATCTATGGACCTCTCCGGTCGTGAGTTTTTCTGGCTATGAATATTACTTGGTTGTACTCGATGATTTCTCTCACTTTTCTTGGTCTTTTCCGTTACGGCGCAAATCAGACACGTCCCTAACCCTACAACGTCTCTTTGCTCATGTACGCACCCAATATAATGTTGTCATCAAGGCCCTCCAATGTGATAATGGTGGTGAGTTCATTAACTCCACCCTCCGTTCCTTCCTCTCTACCCATGGCATCTCCTACCGCTTTTCATGCCCCcacacctcccctcaaaatggcAAGGCCGAACGACTCCTACGAACAACAAATGACGTTGTGCGCACCATAATTTTCCAAGCTAACCTCACTCCCTCCTTTTGGGTGGAGGCCCTTCACACAGCCACGTACCTCCTTAATcgtcgcccctcccgtgccattcATGGTCATACACCTTACTATCGCCTCCATGGCATCCACCCCACCTACGACCATCTTCGAGTCTTCGGTTGCCTTTGCTTCCCTAATCTCTACGCCACCTCCTCCCACAAACTTGCACCGCCGTCCTCTCGCTGTGTCTTCTTGGGCTACCCACTCGAACACAAAGGCTACCAATGCTACGACTTAGACTCGCGCCGCGTCATCGTTTCCAGACACGTTGTTTTCGACGAGACAATTTTTCCCTACGTCTCTCCCACAACAACACCCAGCTCAACCCCAGCCACAAACGATCCCAACCGAATCTCGCTGTCGCCGCGTGCTCCCGATCCCAACGCACCAGCTGGACCCCACCACTCGTGCGCACCCGATCCACCTAGCGATCCGCCAATCACGTCGCCCCGCACACCGGTCACCCAATCCCCCCGCTCCACGCGCTCCACCCCCACACGTTCCGCCAGCCCGACCGAATCCTCCTCGCCTCCCGCGCCGTCCCCACCCGCTGGCCCGCAGCGCACTACCCCTGCCTGCCCCTCTGCCACTGAATCCACCTCGGATCGCACGCCCACCTCGGCCGCTTCTCCTCTGACCGCATCCCCCTCGGATCACGCGTCCAGCTCCGGCCCCAGTGATTCCCATGCAGCCTACCGCACACCGCCACGTCACCCTCCCCATGCAATATCAATCCAACCTCCAATCAACGCGCATAAAATGCGCACACGCGCCAAATCCGGCTTCTGCCAACCTCGGCGCCTCTTTCTCACCACCCAACAGGACTCCAACATCTCACCCATCCCCGCCACGTATCACTCAGCCCTTCGCGACCCCCATTGGCTACATGCAATGCAAGATGAATTTAACGCTTTAATCAAGAACTCGACTTGGTCTTTGGTTCCAAACCCTGCAGGTATTAATGTGGTCACAGGCAAATGGATATCCCGTCACAAATTCAATCCAGACGGGTCCTTGGCGCGATACAAAGCTCGGTGGGTTGTTTGAGGCTTCACTCAAAAGGAAGGCGTGGACTATGAGGAGACCTTTAGTCCGGTGATGAAACCGGCCACGATCCGTGTGGTTCTCAGCATCGCCACTTCTGGTTCTTGGCCTATACATCAACTTGATGTCAAGAACGCATTTCTTCATGAAGAGCTCAAGGAGACAGTCTATTGTGCCCAACCATCCGGTTTCATAGACACATCTCACCCGGATCACGTTTGTCTCCTCCGTAAGTCTCTCTACGGCTTGAAACAAGCCCCACACACGTGGTTTCATCGATTTAAGGCCTTCCTCTTATCTCTTGGTTTTCATGCCTCCAAGAGTGATTCCTCCCTCTTCATTATGTCCCACGGGTCCTCCATTGCTTACCTCCTAGTCTACGTTGATGACATCATTCTCACCGCTAGCACATCGCATATCCTTCACTCCATCATACACTCACTCAAAGCCGAGTTTTCCATGACAGACCTCGGTGAGCTCCATCACTTCCTTGGCATTAATGTCACACCCAACACATCTGGCCTCTTCTTGAGTCAGCAACAATACACACTTGAGGTTTTGGATCGCGCTCACATGCTAAACTGCAAGCCAGTGTCCACCCCCATCGACACCACCGCCAAACTATCTGCTACCGCTGGCCTCCCCCTTTCCAACCCAACCACCTATCGCAGCATTGCCGGTGCCTTGCAGTATCTCACTCTTACACGACCGGACATCTCATATGTGGTGCAACAAATTTGTCTGTTCATGCATCAACCACGGGATACGCACATGCATCTCATCAAGCGTGTTCTTCGCTATCTTCGGGGTACCACCCACTTTGGCCTTCAGCTCTACAGGTCATCCTATCTTGATCTCGTGGCCTATACCGACGCCGATTGGGCGGGTTGCCCTGACAAGCGAAAATCCACGTCGGGGTTTTGTGTCTTTCTCGGCAACAGCTTGATATCTTGGTCCTCCAAACGCCAGCCGACAGTTTCCCGTTCCAGCGCCGAGGCCGAATACCGCGGCGTCGCCAACTGCGTTGCCGAATCCTGTTGGGTCTGCCAGCTTCTCCACGAACTCCGGCGCCCCCCTTCTCGAGCCACCATTGTCTATTGTGACAACATCAGTGCATCCTACCTATCTTCTAATCCGGTTCAGCATCAGCGCACTAAACACATCGAGATTGATCTCCACTTTGTCCGTGATCGCGTGGCACTCGGCGAAGTACGAGTTCTCCATGTTCCCTCCAGTTCACAGTTTGCAGACTTGTTCACCAAGGGGCTTCCTTCACAGGTCTTCACTGAGTTTCGATCCAGCTTGAACGTTCTTCCAAACGGCGTTCCAGCTGCGGGGGGGTGTTAACATATATGTATGTAGCGCGCACTACTACTTCCTAGATTGTAGGATCTCAACTAATTCCCCCGGCCCGCGTGCCTCGTCCATGGGGTGTATATATGTAACACCGATGTATGTGGCATAATCAATACAAGAGAGCAAGTTTACTCTCCAACTCAAGCCACCTGGTCGGGTTGGACCGAGCCACTCCCCTGCTTCTCCCTTTTCCCTTCTCCCCTGGTTCGTCGTCGCTGCCGAGGTGGTTCGTCATCTCCGGCGTTGGCGAGCGGGACGGTGATCGCGTGGCGCAGGACCATGTTGCTGCTCCAGCGATGGAAACGGTAGCCTTCCCAGCCCGCCGCCGCCAGCTTAGACCCCGAGAGGATGGTCAGGATCGTCTTCTCCGGCGAGGCGCCAGCAGGGACCGAAGCTGCTTCTGCTTTTGGCGGGCCGGCGGCAGAGTCCAAGGGGAAGAGCAGCCACGACAAACGCGAGTTCCGCTCCGTGCCGGCCTCGTCAGGCCGTGGCAATGAGCCTCACGCTCCACGCCATGGCAGACGATGGTCGTGTCGCGCctccacccccctccccccggcgcTGCCCAGGCATCGGCTCCAGGCTCGCAGTAGCAGTACGGCCCCCGCTGCCGGCCATGATGGGGGCGCGCGCGGGGACGGCAAAGATCGCAACCACATAAGACATGGTGCAGCCGATGCAGTACCTGTACGTGAGAGCGTCGTCAAGGCGCACGACTTGCCCAGCATGGACCTCACCGGCCGGCGCGCTGGACCCGTACGTGGAGGTgaagctcgacaactccaagggCGTCACGCGGTTTCAGGCTGGAGTAGTCACGCTCCCAGTCGCACCTCCACTGCCGTTGGTGGTTGTCGTCCACGCTGCCCCTGCCGCTGCATGGGGGTCTAGACTCTAGAGCGGCGGGTGCGCCGGCGGGTACAGGTGCTGGGCGCTGAAATTGTTCAGAACCAACAATACTAATTTCTCATGCTTGGGAATCGGAGCTGCAGAAAATCCTGAACTTAACTGAAGACTGTTAAGTCTGAATAAATTGTCCAAGTGTTGAGAACCAAAAATTGCAAATTCCTCTTGTTTGGTACTCACACAGGAAACTGAAGCAAAACCCCCTTGACGGCCCAAAAATGCTAGACATACAAAGACTTACACGCTTTTACACGCTCCTTCTATCTAACAACCAATCACAAAcctctctcccccctgattttcaggaggTGGGCCGCCCCGCTCACCTATTGACCAATCAAGGTTAACCATTCTGTAAAAGCCTGTAAATCGTTTGCACGTGTAGCATTGCCGGGCAACGAAAGCTGCAGATTTTACGGAAGGATTAATTGTGAGGCTAATGGATGGATGGATCAGAGAAGCTAGCTAGTGGCACACGTACGGTCTTGGCGTCGCCGAGGGTGCTGCTGGCGATGGCACAACCCGGTGTGGTGGCAGACGTTTGCCTTCTCCGGCGCCCACCTGCCGGCCAGTTAGCTCGAGGTCATCGTCATGGGCAAGGACGCGCTCCGTGACGACTTCGTCGGCCGCGCCGACAACCCCAGCCGCCGTGCTCATCGAGCAGTTCCCGGACATGGAGACCGCGGACTGCGAGCGCGTGCACGGAGTCTTCTGCGGCCTCGCCAAGCAGATCGCGTAGTGCAAGGACGCCTACGTCTGCCGCCAGTCCGACGTGCCGGAGGTGGAGGTCATCACGCAGAAGAAGCTAGAGCTCATGGACGAGTTCATCTGCGGGAGGCGCGGCGCCGAGTCGCAGCAGAGGCtaccgccgccatcgccggagccgtccagtccGGAGCCAGAGGTCGAGGAGTAGGACATGAATGCCACCAGGGCCATTCCGGCGCCCGCGGAGCCGCCGGCTGCCGTGGAGCTGGAGCAGGATGCCGGCGAGACAGCGCAAGCTGAGCATGAGGCTCCGTTGATCACAACCAACTTGGTCGACGAGGAGACAGACTTCTTGAACTTGAAAGTGGAGTAGTGGACGCCATGTCTGTCGCCCTGTCCATGGCCGAGATCTGCTCCGCGTACCCGACCTCCGGCGGCCTCTACTACTGGAGTGCCAAGCTCGCCGGCAAGGAGTGGGCGCCGAGCCCGAGACCTGCTCTGCTCGTTGCACCGCCTGGCGCGCGACCTCTCCGCGGCGAGAGGCCTGAGGCCTGCGCCGTTCTTGCGCTCCATGCCGACCGTGATGTGCACCGGTAGCCGTTGGTTCGCGCCAAGGTGACCGTCGCAAAGGGCGGCTCGCTCCTTACGCCGGTGCTGCTGCGCGACAACGGGCTGAAGAACCCGCACATCGGCAAGAACCTCCACCTTACCCAATCGCCATGGTGAGGGGCAGGTTTATATTTCAGGCgattttgcaaaaaagcccctggTTTCAATCATATTCAGGAGGACGAGTGTGGGGACGGCGACGTGGCAGTCAGCGCCCGCGTGGCTTGAGTTGACTGAGACCAGATCAGCGAATACATATAGCAAACCGTATAATGGACAGTAGATGACCTCTTAAATCAAGTTTGGTGACCGTATTGCGGGTATTTGTAACCATAAAGACTAAAACTAACGCCAATGCAAGTAAATGGACCTGTAGTGAATTTTTCTCTTATCCTAATCAAAGCATGAACACTTGTAAAGCAGTGGGCACTGCTGACATTCTTTCTTATCTTTACTTTAACAGGATGCACTTGTAAAGTCTGCTCTACTTAATGATCGGCTGGGATCAATTCTCTAAACCTAGAGTTCTGCACGATACACGCACGGCACGACTAAATGCAGCACACTGCCGGTGTAATTGTCCTCTTGACTTGAGAGCGTCAAGATTTGGATCAAAATTATGCGGTTATCTTTTTATCTGGCAGAAGCTAGATCAAGCCAACACACAAAGCAGGGCAcctcaaagctagatcatgccaATAGCAGCGGCAGTTCCAGCATCATTCCATCAAAGAATAAGAATCCTCATCAAATCATGGCATAGCGACAATATCATGGATCAAAGAAAGTTGTATCTTTGCCTCTGTGAATTAATCGCATAACGATAGCCCATGGCGGCAGGCTCCACGTGGCGCCCTCGGCTTAGACACGAGCATTGGGTTGGTGCCGAGTCTACAGGATTCAAGCAGGAGATGCCCCAAGAACTGAAGATGGGTGCTATATAGATTAGTACCACAGCAGCTAAAGAAGGGCCAAAAATATGAGTATGAAGATGTTACCAAGTACTAACAGAGAGTGGTGGGCTCTAGTCCATAGCATGGCCCCTGCGATGGTATCTGACACAAATAATGGAATACTCAATTAGCAACCGAAATGTACACAGAGAACAAACTCTGGAGAAATTGTGGCACTGTGGCCCAAAAACCTGTATACAGAGAACAAACTCCGGATTGTTAACCCTTCAGCCAAGAACGGAACAGAGTATATGACTTTACCTTTCACAGCTTGGCAGCTCGAGCCAAGCACGACCGCACAGGTGAATATCCAAGCCTCAACTTTCATTCCCTTGACTGCTAGTGTATCTGCCTTCGGTTTAATTTTGAACTCCTTCGCAACTTTATATTTCCACAACATGATTGGTGCAAAAGTACATAACTAAAGAGTATCACCAAAAACTCTAACTGTTCTTCCAGCCCAACGTTTACAACAGGCAGGGGCCAACTGTAAAAGATATCCTACTGCATGAAGAACGGGATTACAAAGTTATCCATCTTCTCTTTTCTCTCAAGCTCGTCCTTCTCAGCAATCTGCTTCAGCGTAGTCCACCCTTTTCTTGCCCGCTTCCTTGAACTGCCAGCCGGCTGAGTAGAACCACCTGGCGCAGATTTGGTATTCGAAGCTGACTTGCTATAACTTCCAGGGGCCTTGCCAGCAGCTGAACCACAATTCTGCGCTTTGTTGTTCAGTGTACTTCTTGTCTTCAATGCTTCTGCTGAAGCTATAGGCGCAGTCACTTCCGCCAGTTTGTTCTTCTGAGGAGTAACAAAGTTTGACCCAGCTAGAAATTCTGCCTGAGAAGTGACATCATGTTCACATGCACTAGTATTTTTAGATGCCGCAGGCTCAATTCCATTCACACATTTATCATGTGTGCTTTCTACTCCGATTTTCTGCAGGATGTCTTTGTGTGCAGCCGCTAACTGACCACGATCCACCATTGAGAAAACTGCCCCTTTCTCCACTTTATAATCTTCAGGAAGATTAGATTTAGGCCCATTACCTTGTTTATCCTTTTCAAGAATGGATATTTTCAGCCTGGATGATTCCAGTTGCGAGGCTGCTGTCACAGAATGCTCGATCCCCTTTTTAGTAGTTATTACTGTTGGCATGTTCACATTTTCTGCTTTCAACATTGTGCTAACAGGCTTTCTTGATGATAACAGTCCCTTCACGATACCCTTTCCACTACCTCGTATCAGGTTTTGGTCTCCACAGAAATGGCATGCATAGACAACACTGTTTTGGCCAGGATTTGACTTCTTGCGCCGCTTTGCTTTCTTTTTGTTGTTCTTTATGCGGATTGTGCAGTTGAAGCCTGGCTGTAAGATTGACTCACACCTGCAATATTTGAATAATCTTTCTTCAGAGGTCCATATAAGGCTTATTGATATGGACACAGGtacaaaaatagaaaataaaatgcaGCACAACTAACAAACAGCATTAACCACGTACGTAATCTATAAATGTAGAAGAATATCGTAGACCCTTCAACCTGGCCGCTGATAAACTTAGTGTAGATTGGAGATGTTCTTTACAGAGTTGGTGCTAGTGTTGTGAGTTCATATATTCTGAAGGACCTTTTTGCAAACTTGCTAACTGAAAGGAGTCTGAAAATGAACTAGTGTGAGCTAAACACATAAGTCCAAATATTCCTCACACACAAAAGTTTTTATCAGCATTACTACAAACTGTAAGGCGCATAAAAATAAATTgatacatgcatacatacatagCACTTAAACAGATCTCAAAGGTTAAGCAAGACAGACAAACTATGCGGTAATTTGCTCTAAGCCAGAATACTCATACAATATTATCAACACAGTTTTTTATTTCCGGTTCttctatgctagtaagctcacatTTTGACAATACAAAAATCCAGAACAATCAGCTAAAGTGCATTACAGTAAAGAACCAATGTAACATGCGAAATGTTGGTCCTGCAAAATGGACGACCAATAACCTTCCCATGTAAAAGTGAAAAAATACTATCAGAAACAGGTCAATACAACCATCATGTCAACCTAACAGACAAAACATGTGTATTGCTCTGGAAAGCTCATATAGACATGCTACTTTGCTAGCACAAGCATTTGTCTGAAAACAATGTAATGCTAGTATGCTACATATGTGAAACACAGATAAATCATAACAGAAGTTAAAATGCAAAGATAATAGTCAGATTGATAGGGTCAAATAACTAGACAAACGAATGCAGAATTTTTAAGGCCACACAGTAAGCTCTAATTCTCACCTCTGGCAAAGGAAGGTGGAAGCATCAATGGGGATCCCGGCCGCCTCGGCGTCCGTGGCGAAGCGGCGGCCCAGCAGCGCTCCGATCGAGCCAACTCCCGCCTCACCGCTTGCCCACGCCCCCAGCCGCTGCAGGTGCTGGACCCTCAGCAGGGAGGGCTTGTCGGCCTGCGTCTTTCCGGAGGTCTCCTCGCGGAGCGACACGGCCTGGTTCATGGGCCTGGATGCCGAGCAAGGGCCAGCGCTGCCCGGCTTCTTCCCCATGTAGAAAATTCTCTGGTTACACAGAGGGTTAATTAGTCAGACAAATCTGGGTATCTACTTCGACACAAGATAATGGGTGTTGCACTAACATTTCCCCACATCTAAGAAACCCTAAATGGCCTAATAGAAATAAATCCACTCAGAAGAtgcaaataagatgaaaaacagTAAAGAGAGAATATATTTATTTTTAGCGCCACGGTAATGTCATACTAAGCACATGTGTCTATAACATTTGTTTCCCACGAGAAATTATAATCGTACATTGATGAATGAAATCAAACTAATCCCTGCGAATTCTCTGTTCTACTCTGATGCTATTTGGTGGTAATTCGCTACAGTATCAATTTGAGTTCAAGATATGAATGAATAAACAGGAAACTGTAAATGAAATTACAAAGAACGGCGCCAGTTAGGGGAGCCAGTGCGGGAGGCGGCAGGCGGC is from Triticum aestivum cultivar Chinese Spring chromosome 1B, IWGSC CS RefSeq v2.1, whole genome shotgun sequence and encodes:
- the LOC123149190 gene encoding uncharacterized protein, translating into MGKKPGSAGPCSASRPMNQAVSLREETSGKTQADKPSLLRVQHLQRLGAWASGEAGVGSIGALLGRRFATDAEAAGIPIDASTFLCQRCESILQPGFNCTIRIKNNKKKAKRRKKSNPGQNSVVYACHFCGDQNLIRGSGKGIVKGLLSSRKPVSTMLKAENVNMPTVITTKKGIEHSVTAASQLESSRLKISILEKDKQGNGPKSNLPEDYKVEKGAVFSMVDRGQLAAAHKDILQKIGVESTHDKCVNGIEPAASKNTSACEHDVTSQAEFLAGSNFVTPQKNKLAEVTAPIASAEALKTRSTLNNKAQNCGSAAGKAPGSYSKSASNTKSAPGGSTQPAGSSRKRARKGWTTLKQIAEKDELERKEKMDNFVIPFFMQ